One genomic segment of Pseudonocardia sp. T1-2H includes these proteins:
- a CDS encoding GNAT family N-acetyltransferase yields the protein MGEPRGPRAPGDEADVPLLASLLEHTAARQGHTALPAGYVQVLYRELAASGHAELFVGEVDGTPVAADLVTRCGGMVRGRLTGFDRSGEAGRLSVPAAIRWEIIRWGHAKGLHWLDFGGLRPATLDALDAGGGPPPGGWLPVDQPKLTFGGTAFRYPQAMELLSPRPVRAGYDLVARSPAGRQALDRARNLLRDVRGLRSRPPREVAT from the coding sequence GTGGGAGAGCCGCGGGGTCCGCGTGCGCCGGGGGACGAGGCGGACGTCCCACTGCTCGCGAGCCTGTTGGAGCACACCGCTGCCCGGCAGGGCCACACGGCGCTCCCCGCCGGGTACGTGCAGGTGCTCTACCGCGAGCTCGCGGCGAGCGGGCACGCCGAGCTCTTCGTCGGGGAGGTCGACGGGACGCCCGTCGCCGCGGACCTCGTCACGCGCTGCGGTGGGATGGTGCGCGGGCGGCTCACGGGCTTCGACCGCTCCGGCGAGGCGGGGCGGCTGAGCGTGCCGGCCGCGATCCGCTGGGAGATCATCCGCTGGGGCCACGCGAAAGGCTTGCACTGGCTGGACTTCGGTGGCCTGCGCCCCGCCACCCTCGACGCGCTCGACGCGGGCGGCGGGCCCCCGCCGGGGGGCTGGCTGCCGGTCGACCAGCCCAAGCTGACGTTCGGCGGCACCGCCTTCCGCTACCCGCAGGCGATGGAGCTGCTCTCGCCGCGCCCGGTGCGGGCCGGCTACGACCTCGTCGCCCGCTCGCCGGCGGGCAGGCAGGCACTCGACCGTGCGCGGAACCTG